The following DNA comes from Dermacentor andersoni chromosome 2, qqDerAnde1_hic_scaffold, whole genome shotgun sequence.
CCTCCCTATGCACTTTTGTCGTTGGTTCATACAAATGGTTAAACGATAAGCGGTTTCACCTCGGATCCAACCATGTGCCGCTTTGCGATTCGTGTTGCTGGCTCCACACCGTCTTTTTGGCATTTATTGTCAGTGTGGCGCGCCAGGACCTTCCCCGCTAAGGCTTCATGCTTGATCAAGTTTGCTGGGGTAGCTCTCCGGTGTGGACACTTGAACCCTAACTTTCTCCCGTCTGAGAAGATATGCACTCTGTATAGGAAGAAGCTATAAGAAGTGAACACACTGCGCGGGCACGCTACCCCTGCGAACAGCTTTGCATAATTTACACCACTATAACGTTGCGTTGATTTCGAACTCGAGAATTGCATCACCATTGAATAATGAGAAGAGGCCTAGGTCTATTACACATAAGCACCCGGAAAAGGGGACGGGAATatggcgccgcggtagttcaAGTGGTAAGctagagtatcgcacgcgtaatgcgaagactgGGGTTCGTATCCCACATGGCCAGTTATTTTTTTATGCGTCCACTTTCGTTCCCTTTATTTATCATTTCCACATTTCTATTAAAACAACTAATACACCGCATGCTTTCCTTGGTGTCGTTATCTGTTAACTCATTATTAATTCTCACCATTAATTAGGCCTTTGTATCGTCTGCTTCTGCAGCGCGTTATTAAACAGACTAGATGCGATTCAAGCAACAGTGGTGTATATATAAGCCGCTGCGGTTGCCATTGCTGAGTGTTTTAACATTTTATTGCACGTTAGTCTGAACGTCGAGTTCGGACGAGGATGTTCATATATGAGGTGAGAGAAGTACATGCGTGCTGCAATGAAAAGATGCGCCCTCCGGTGGCAGACAGCGTGATGTTGCAGGTCACAGCGATGTACATAACCTACCGCATGATTATGTTAAGACTTGCCTAAGGCCTCCATAATGCCAGGATTCCTAGTTTTTGCTCGAATCCATTCATTATCATCCACCGCTCATTGTTGGTCGATAACGGTGATAATGGGGGTGGATCGCCACTGGGATAACTCACAAAACGCAACAGGGAGTAGCATTGCAACAAAATAAAATAGTAATATCCCAGCCCAGGCCTCGGAAACGCACCAAGGCACATATTCGCAAAAACGTTCTTGCGCAAGGATCGTTCGTAAACAGATTCTAGCCAATCTTAACGTTCATATCATTAGCGAAAGCGGCCGGCCAATTCCAAACAGCATTTACGAaaggaaagctttgtgaatttgaaTACAAAGCCCCTATACACATAAAAAAGAAGACTTAGGTTGGAACAGTTCGTAAGCGAAAAGTCCAACCAATGGTCGGGCTGGCATATTCTTCAGAAAAACGGCCGGGTAATGGCAAAGAGCACTCGCGAAACAAAAGTTTCGTGCATTCGCCCCCAGATTCACCGAGCGGCATTTGCCGTTTGCTCGAATCTAACGGAACATGCTCCGCTCAACTCAATCGTTCTGCCTGCGCAGGCGACGGGGACGTGTGGCGCTCTCACCGCGATGGCCACCCGCCAGCGTCACACTGCCACTGCCGGCCCCGGCAGACGTAATCAACACTCACAGAATCTGCGCCAGAGAGAGAACCAACGCTCGCGACGCACACCACCGCACGGGAGCAATGACGAGTACGAGCGCCGCTACGACAGGGACGGGGCCGACGACAGTTTCGACGGGAACGTGATGCCGTGGCCGGGCATAGTGCCGCCGCCGTTCCTCTATCTGCCACCTCCCATGGTTGGCTTCCCTGAGCTGATGTCTCCGTTCAGCCCCTACGGCTCCATCGTCGACGAAAACACGGACATCTTGGACGCCTACTACGCGGCCGAGTACGCGGGCGCGGGCGCTTTCGACTTGCAGGACGAACCTGTCCTTTACGATTACGACGTTGACGTACAGCAGCAACTGGACTACGCTCGGTTCCTGCACGCTTCGATGGCGCGAGGACTCGACCTTGGTGAGAGAGCGGAGGAAGAAGACAGCGGCACGGGCGAGCCGCACCCTGGCGTTGCCGACGGGGACGACTCGCCGCGCCACGTTATGAGCAGAGGCGGCTGCGGCGACGCCCAGGAGGACCCGGAGCCCGTCTTCCAAGAACCGTGGGAAGAACTTCCGGACGACTACTATGGTCCCGTGGTGACCAGCTACGGCACCGTGTCCGTGATTCTGCAAGATTCCATACGCGTCGACATCGCGACGGACGGCTCCGTGCGGGTCGTCAACTTCGCCATGCACTGCACGGCGGCGATCAACTCCTCGGGCGACTCGAGCTGCGTGTGCCACCCGTGCGGTCGCGTGCTTCAGGAGGGCGAAAACGTGGACATGGTCTCGGGCACCAGGTTGGCCAAGGTCTCCGGCCGCGGAGTGACGTTCACGGCGCTCAACCATGGGCTCGTCTATCTGGTCGACGCTTCGGGTACCAAGTCGACCACCGAGCGATTCCGGAACCTCTTCTACGACCTCCCGCTGAGCGTGTTCCACTCCAACCAGGAACAGGGTACCGAGCGCTTCCGCGAGTGTTTCCGCCTGGTAAGAGAGGCGAGGCAGAGAAGCACACGAAACGGCGATGAAATCTGGCTGGTCGGTAGCGTCCGCATCAAGCAGACGCCGTGGGGAGACGTCCAGGTGTCACGTGACTCGGGCAGGCGGGTCGTCTGGACCTCGCCCACTGCCGGAACCATCTCGGTGGCCACACCGCTCGTGAAAATCGCCTTGAGCGTCGACCCCTCTAGATTCTTTTTCGTGAAGATGGGACAAAAGAAAATCAGCGCCAGTGCAGAGGCGTTCACGGTGAGAAATGGCAGCCAGAGCGCCGGCTTCGACAATCAGGGCCGTGTCACTCTACCATGACAGCTCTTTGTCGGACCCtaagctctgaaaaaaaaaaaaaagactgaacaTTTCTCCTGGACAGGCTTCatgaaattcaaaaaaaaaaaaaaacttttccttGTTTGTTCAAAGTGGACAGACAGCTCAAAGCTCAAAGTGGACGAACTGTGATGAAGCTCGCATCATTTTCACGTACAGTCATACTGTACTTCTGACAGCTATAGGGACCCTGAGCAAGGAAGACAAAAAGTCGACTATGATTTGAAAGTGAGGTCGCCGCCCATTTCATCCAAGACATTAAGACCATCGCACCACATGTCATCAGTGTGCTTAACGACAGTGATTGCTTAATTGGCGATGACATCGACGCTATTTGACTACTAGCAATCAAGAAAATTTTGAGAAGGTCTTTAAGGACATGCAGGATTGCGCTGGAAGCCAAGGCAGAGCCGGAAGTCGCGTGACGCTGCGCGGGGGAATTCCTGACACATCGCGGCTTGTATGGCGGGGTTGCCTGAGTAGTCTTGGTAGCCCGAGTAAGGTGGACAGCTCCATTACTCGATTAAATTGCAAACTGCTTTGAACCGTGCACCCTCAGTCGATCACCGCTCACTGAGCAAGTGATACCAATAAAGGGCGCCACGCCCTCTTCTCATCAGATACAGAGCACAGAGCAGTGCTACTTTTGTTGCAGCTGTCAATAAGGTGAAGTGCTCTCGATCGATGCTTGTAAAAATGTTGACGCAAATGTAGCACAACTGCGCGACACAACTGCTTTAGCGCGAGAAGGTTCGCCAGTAAATAGCGAGGAACTCTGTTCAGTTAATTTCCCAACTCCTTTCAAAAGTCAAGTACTTGTGTACGGAAGACGTATCAGTAACTTTCTGGCATTCAGCAGCAACTATACAGTTTTAATTTCTGAAGCCGGAAAGTCTCAGAGTGTAGAGAAATACATTTTAAATTGGAATTAAAGCAGTTCGGTACTTAAGTGCGTAACTCGATATACTGCTTCGATGCAGTAACGAAAGAAAATCGCGCAAGAGAGTTGAATTTTTTTACTgcacgataaataaataaataaataaataaataaataaataaataaataagcactaTGGCGCGCTCCTCGTTACCAACGGCAACCAACGTCCTAGTAGGTAAAATGTTATAGGCTATGCTTTAAAGAAGCAGCACGAACTTTTTCTTGTGCGTAGCGCTTAGTATGTGGCACTGTATCGGTAATCTAGGGAAGTGGGACTGCTGCTGACCCAGCCTGCTTGCACGGGTATTATTTTTCTGACTGCAAACTTCGATCTGACATCTTTACACTTACTATCTCTTTGGAGCAGAAAATTCTGGAGAAGACTAGAGATGCAAGTGACACTCAAGGTACCAATTAAGCTGTCGTGTTTcacaactaaatttttatttgcACAGGCTTGCTTTAGCGCTCTGTTCGTTATGTCTGttttgcaataataatgaaacaatAGGTCCCTTTTTTGTGTCGGAGCTTCTCCTTCCCGAAGTAGAGGGCGTTGGAAGTTCCACTGTCTCAGCTTGGCGTGTCACTGAATCTTCCAGCTAGACAGAGAAAAATCTCTACAATTAAATACAAGGAATCTAGCCGGCGTATAGTGTGTAGCCGGCGTATAGTATGCATATAGAATGccctacatgctactctgcataggGACGGGAACAGAGACAGAAATTCCCTAGGAGGCGAATGGCGGGAAAAGAAAGGCGAAAGCGCGTGAACATGGAACCACCTTTCCGCTTCTATCGCCGCCATCACCGACATCGACAGCTTCAAGACTGCCATTCATGAAGCCTTTTGCTGAGATGTTTTTCTTTACTTGTTATAACtgtattttttctctcttttactGTGCAAATATTTATATTTACCAGTCCCtcctgtaatgccctcgggccttggaagtatgctaaataaataaatgaataaataaataaataaataaataaata
Coding sequences within:
- the LOC126541269 gene encoding uncharacterized protein, with the translated sequence MATRQRHTATAGPGRRNQHSQNLRQRENQRSRRTPPHGSNDEYERRYDRDGADDSFDGNVMPWPGIVPPPFLYLPPPMVGFPELMSPFSPYGSIVDENTDILDAYYAAEYAGAGAFDLQDEPVLYDYDVDVQQQLDYARFLHASMARGLDLGERAEEEDSGTGEPHPGVADGDDSPRHVMSRGGCGDAQEDPEPVFQEPWEELPDDYYGPVVTSYGTVSVILQDSIRVDIATDGSVRVVNFAMHCTAAINSSGDSSCVCHPCGRVLQEGENVDMVSGTRLAKVSGRGVTFTALNHGLVYLVDASGTKSTTERFRNLFYDLPLSVFHSNQEQGTERFRECFRLVREARQRSTRNGDEIWLVGSVRIKQTPWGDVQVSRDSGRRVVWTSPTAGTISVATPLVKIALSVDPSRFFFVKMGQKKISASAEAFTVRNGSQSAGFDNQGRVTLP